From Bacillus marinisedimentorum, a single genomic window includes:
- a CDS encoding type II secretion system F family protein — protein sequence MTLFATSLFTFKQERRQQVNNRVAVFLNGNFPAGASTPEHEKKPAFRALMKRLLQPAWMEIKRSFKKKLPGEKEAKIEIKLQQAGSPFGMSPVEFRIFQLGMLLFFPAASFLYGKLLGMSEGALIALFSGGIAAAFWLPHFYLKQKTKVRSAAALRELPDILDLLTVSIEAGLGFDSAVSKVVSKKEGVLASEFHRALEEIRLGKTRREALSGIRARLVTDEVSMLISSILQAEKLGIGMVQVLRTQSAEVRHQRKQRAEEEAMKAPVKMLFPLVLFIFPSLFIVLLGPAILEFLSAFGK from the coding sequence ATGACCCTATTCGCTACTTCTCTCTTCACTTTCAAACAGGAGCGGCGCCAGCAGGTGAACAACCGGGTGGCGGTCTTCCTGAATGGAAACTTTCCTGCCGGCGCGAGCACTCCAGAACATGAAAAAAAGCCTGCTTTCCGTGCACTCATGAAGAGGCTGCTGCAGCCGGCCTGGATGGAAATCAAGCGCAGCTTCAAGAAAAAACTGCCGGGTGAGAAAGAGGCGAAGATTGAAATCAAGCTGCAGCAGGCCGGCAGTCCTTTCGGAATGTCACCCGTAGAATTCCGGATTTTTCAGCTCGGCATGCTGCTGTTCTTTCCGGCTGCTTCCTTTTTGTACGGCAAATTGCTCGGGATGTCTGAAGGAGCATTGATTGCTCTGTTCTCCGGAGGGATTGCGGCTGCATTCTGGCTTCCGCATTTTTATTTAAAACAAAAGACGAAGGTTAGGAGTGCCGCAGCGCTTCGGGAACTTCCGGATATACTGGATCTTCTGACAGTAAGTATTGAGGCCGGCCTCGGCTTTGATTCAGCCGTCAGCAAAGTCGTTTCTAAAAAGGAGGGTGTGCTCGCATCGGAATTCCATCGGGCACTCGAAGAAATCAGGCTCGGCAAGACACGGCGGGAAGCATTAAGCGGCATCAGAGCACGGCTTGTGACCGATGAAGTGAGCATGTTGATCAGCAGCATTCTGCAGGCGGAGAAACTCGGCATCGGCATGGTCCAGGTATTGAGGACGCAATCAGCGGAGGTCCGCCACCAACGGAAACAGCGAGCGGAGGAAGAAGCGATGAAGGCTCCGGTAAAAATGCTGTTTCCGCTCGTCCTGTTCATCTTTCCAAGTTTGTTCATTGTCCTGCTTGGCCCGGCGATTCTGGAGTTTTTGAGCGCGTTCGGCAAATAA
- a CDS encoding DinB family protein, which produces MTEKEILKQVRFVRDLTLNAVEKLDEQTIDEKPPGFRNTIRWNIGHIITSQELLLGKFTGISAMSLPDSYIELFSPGTKPADWKQEAPSLDELNRMLKEQPQRIEDALSGKLDDPVAKPFKIGAQGELSRIGEILNFTIYHEGLHQGHISALQRAIAGKETR; this is translated from the coding sequence TTGACCGAAAAGGAAATTTTGAAACAAGTTCGATTTGTGAGGGACTTGACACTGAATGCGGTCGAGAAATTGGACGAACAGACGATTGATGAAAAGCCGCCTGGTTTCCGCAACACCATCCGCTGGAATATCGGGCATATTATTACGTCGCAGGAACTGCTCCTGGGCAAGTTTACCGGCATAAGTGCCATGAGCTTGCCGGACAGCTACATTGAACTGTTTTCTCCCGGTACAAAACCGGCTGACTGGAAACAGGAAGCGCCGTCACTGGATGAGCTGAACCGAATGCTGAAGGAACAGCCGCAAAGGATTGAAGATGCATTATCAGGCAAGCTGGATGATCCTGTCGCAAAGCCGTTCAAAATCGGCGCACAGGGTGAACTGAGCAGGATAGGTGAGATTTTGAATTTCACTATTTACCATGAAGGACTTCATCAGGGCCATATCAGTGCTCTGCAACGTGCCATTGCAGGTAAAGAAACCAGGTGA